TATTAGATAATGTGATTCAAAATTCATTGCGATATGGGAATAATATCGTTAATGTAAGCATACAGGAGCTTCAAGATGATTTAATCGTATGTATTCAAAATGACACAATGTTAGACTTGAGGACAGAGCAATTAAGTCATTTGTTTGAGCGCTCGTATACACTTGATGAAAGCCGCACGCAGCAACAAACGGGTGTCGGATTGTATATTGTTAAAACTTTAATGTTGCGTCAGCAAGGAGACGCTTCGATTCAGTTTAATCAACCTATGTTTGAAATGCGATTGACACTTAAGCGTGATACGGCATGTGTCACGTGAAACATTATGTTTAATGTGGAAACGACGTGTTCATCACGATACAGGTTGCAAAGAGAGTGCTTGATTTAAATTTTATACGTTTAACGGCGAGTCGTTTATGACTGGCTGTTTTTTTTAATAAAGGAGATAAACGTACTTATATATCATCATTTAAATGTAATGAAAACACACAGTGTAATTTGAGAAGTGAAGATGGTGAAAAAAAGACCACTAAAGCGGCGATAGATGAGAAGGGCTAAGACATAAATCATTTCAGTTTTAATTGTTGCTAACGCCTTGCTTTTAGGTGACTTATCTCAAAATGGATTTTCGGTTTCGGCTTAATGCCTCAGAAGTTTCGGCTAAGAAACCAATCAAAGTGATGTTTTAAAGCATCATCCTTCCCCTATAAAGACTAAATTGATATATAAATTAAACCAACAAAGTTCATGTACGAGAACTTGATTGGTTTTTGATTAACAGGGTAGCTATGTCGTAGTCCTTTATGATTTTGAACATATGATGCGTCGTTATAATTCAAAGTTATGAAGGACATCGACTCATAATAAATAGTTTACGATAGTTATCTGTAGTTACGGGTAAAGACTTAACACGCATTAATCATCCAGGTTACACCATACGGATCCTGAAACATACCATAAAGTTTTGACCACTCTGTTGCACCTAAAGACATTACTTCGTTGCAACCAGCATCAATGGCACGTTTAAAAAATTCAGTTGCTTCGTTCAGTTCTTTTTCATTGTTTCCATCAAAAGTAAAACAGATATTTGTACCTTCATTACTTATAGGCTGTTCTCCACGTGTGGAACTCATCATAAATGTTTCCCCTAAAATTTTAAATTCAGCATTCATAACGAATCGTTTTGCGACGTCATCTGGCATTTTGTATTCACTTGGTAAATCTTTAAACATGTCATCGTCACCCATTGTTTTTGAAACAATTTCAGCGCCAAATTTTGTCTCATAAAATGTTAAAGCCTCTAGTGCATTAGCAAAATTAAAATATGAAACCGATTTAATCATATTGAATCATCCTTTTTGAGTAATGTCTTTCCACTAGTATACCCGATTAGAAAATTACTGGACAAGATGTGAAGAAATAAATTCTATATTGCAACTTATGGTACTATGATAAAAAAAGGAGAGTGGTCGTATGAAGATTATGATTGTTGAGGATGATTTTACAATTGCAGAAAGTTTAGTCAAAGAACTTCAAAAATGGAATCACGAAGCGGTAAATGTGCAAGATTATTATCATATAGCTGAAAAATTCCAAACGCTTCAACCTCACCTCGTTCTTTTAGATATCAACCTTCCACATCTTAATGGCTTTCATTGGTGTCAGGAAATACGGCAAAAATCTCAAGTACCTATTATATTTATTAGTTCGGCTTCGGATAATATGAATCAAATGATGGCCATCCAAATGGGGGCTGATGATTTTATAGAAAAGCCGTTTAATTTAAAGTTAACAATTATGAAAATTCAAGCGTTATTGAGGCGATCTTATGACTTTAAAGTGGAACAATCTCAGTTACACGTAAAAGGGTGTGCGTTAATTGTTGATAAAGCTTTATTGATATATCAAGATCAAACGCTGTCGCTAACGCTAACAGAGTTACAAATTTTACAACAATTATTTATAAATGAAGGACATTTTGTGAATCGTAATACATTAATTGAGCACTGTTGGCAATCTGAAAATTTCATTGATGACAATACGTTAGCAGTAAATATGTCTCGTATACGTAAGAAGTTAAAAGAACTAGGTTTAGTGGATTTTATACAAACGAAAAAGAATGTAGGATACAAAGTATAAAGAAGGTGATGTCTGTGCGCTTTTATAACCATATTTTAAGTGATGTTTGTATTTATGTACTCATGTTAATGTTGTTTTTATTTATATCATTAATCTATGACTTCGAAACGGAAGCCTATATTTTAACGTTATCCGTATCACTCTTTGTGTTTAGTTTGTATATCATAGTGAAGTGGACCTATTTTAAAAAACAAGAAACATTAAAACAAACTAATGAGCGTTTGGCATCTGAATTGCAACACGTAAAAATGATGCATCGTGCCTATCAACGAGATTTGGAACATTACTTTTTAACTTGGGTGCATCAAATTAAAACACCCATAACTGCATCCAAACTCTTGTTAGAGCGTAATGAAGCGGGGATGGTAAATCGCGTGCGTCAAGAAATTACAGAAATTGAGAATTATACGAATTTGGCGTTGAATTATTTAAAACTATTAAGTCATGAAACCGATATGGTTGTTCAAAAAGTCGCACTTGATGACATCGTGAAACCGCTCATTCAACGTTATGCGTTACATTTTATTGAACATCGCACACGCATTCATACTGAACATTTACATTGTACGGTCACTACAGATGCACAATGGACTAAAATTATGATTGAACAAATTTTAAACAATGCTCTGAAATATGCGAAAGGTGGAGACATCTGGATTGAGTTTGATGCACACAAACAACAACTCACCATTAAAGATAATGGTATGGGGATTAGTAAAGCAGATTTACCCAAAATATTTGAAAAAGGATATTCTGGGACGAACGGGCGCCTAAATGACAAATCTAGCGGGATAGGATTGTTTATCGTGAAAGAAATATCAGAGAAACTTCAGCATCCGATTACCGTTCAATCAGAATTAGGCGTTTTAACACAATTTACGATTCAGTTCCCTAAAACGTCTCATCTTACAATTATGTAAGGTTTACAGCAACTTTTGTAAGCAATTATAAATGTTGCTGTTTTCTTTATCATTTACACTGAATTTAAAGAAAATAAGGAGGGCAACACGATGTTACTCAATGTAAGACATCTTAAAAAAGTATATGGTAAAGGGATTAATAAAGTTACGGCATTAAATGAGATGAGCTTCAACGTTCAAGAAGGGGAATTTGTTGCAATCATGGGAGAGTCGGGTTCGGGGAAATCAACGTTACTCAATCTCATCGCGACATTTGATCGTCCTACAGAAGGAGCAATTACAATCAATCAACAAGATATAGGACAATTGAGAAATAAAGCAATTTCACGTTTTCGTCGAGATGAATTAGGATTTGTGTTTCAAGATTTCAATGTTTTAGACACAATGAGTAATAAAGATAATATTTTGATGCCTTTAGTCCTTTCAAATATTAATGTAAAAACAATGCAAAAGCGCCTGACAAAAGTGACGCAACAACTGGGCATCGAAAGGTTACTTGATAAATATCCTTACCAAGTGTCGGGAGGTCAACGTCAACGTGTAGCGATTGCACGTGCACTCATTAATGAACCGCAGTTATTGCTTGCGGATGAACCAACAGGAGCACTTGATTCTAAAACCTCTCAAGAAATTATGACAATGTTTAAAGACATAAATGAGCGGAACCAAACCATTTTAATGGTGACACATTCCATTCAGGATGCGTCTTTTGCGAATCGTATTTTATTCATTAAAGATGGCGGTTTATATCATGAGTTGTATCGTGGCGATGAATCACAACAAGCGTTTCAAAAACGTATTTCGGACAGTTTAGCATTATTAAATGGAAGAGGTGTCTAGTATGACACTTAAGCTCTTATTAAAACTTGTTAAACGAAATTTTGTTGCATTAAAATCGTTGTTTATTCCATTTATTTTGACGGCAAGTATCATGATAGGGTTAGAATATATTTTACTGTCTATTATTACTAATGATTACATTGTACGACGACATGGACTTTTACCAGGATTGTTAATGTACGTCAATGTGATTATTATGATTTTATCAGTCATTTTCATTATCTATGCAAATAGCTTTATAATGAAACGGCGTAGAAAAGAATACGCGTTACAAATGGTGTTAGGTTTAGAGAAAAAACATTTACACATTATATCATTTATAGAATTATGTATGCAGTTTATCGTCGTCAGTGTACTAAGTATTGTAGGTGGATATTTATTTGGAAATCTCCTCTTTTTATTTTTAAACAAATTAGTAAGCCAAACGCCAATATCCATTATGCATTATCCTTTTAGTGTTAAAGCGATGGTCATCACGTTAGTGATGGGCACGGTTTTATTTATTGTTTTATTTTTCATTAATATTATTCATACAAGCACGAGAAGTCCGATTAAATTAATGAATGAAAGTCACGCAGGGGAGAAAAGAACACGTAAATGGATTCTTATTCCGCTATGTATCATTGGTGCGCTCTGTTTAGGATATGGTTACTACTTGGCGCTATCCACACAAACTGTAGCAAGCTCTTTTAAAACGATCTTTGCAGCGATTTTCTTTGTGATGGTTGGCACGTATGCGTTATTTATGTCGTTGAGCTTATTATTCTTACAGGGATTACAACGCGTTCCTAAAATTTATTATCGACCTAGAAATTTCTTCTCAATATCGGGTTTATTATCACGGATGAAAGTGAATGTCGTCGGGTTAGCTAGTATCACAATGTTATGTACGTTTTTAATCGTGACGATGGGAATGACATTAACAACATATCGAGGTTTAGAAAACCAAGTTGAAAATTCAATCACAGAGGACTATAAAATTACAGTATTTGAGAATTATAACTTTTCTAAAAAGGCATCAGAGCGTGTCGAAGCGCTTAAAAAAGACATCGATCAAATTGCGACAGTGGATCGATACCGTATTTATGGGAGTGAATTTATTTCATTTCAAATCAAAAATCACGCTTTAGTACCACCTAAAAAAGGAACTGATTTGTATATGAATGACCTCTTATACGGTGTAGTTGTCACTCAGAAAGATCATAACAAAGCACGACATGCACATATCAATTTAAAAGATAATGAAGTGGTATTTGATTCTGATGCTTCGGTGTTTAAAGGGATAAAAGATGTTAAGATTGCAGGCAAATCATACAATGTTATCCAAAGTAACAATCATGAAATAGGGAATCAAATTGTAGGTGATTCTGTATATATTATTGTTAAAGACAATGACGCTTTCAAAAAGATAATAAAACAATACATGAATGAAGGCAGCCTAGGAAATACTGCCATCGATTTCAACGTTCAAAATAATAAAGAAGCATTGAATAAAGCTTTGCCTCAATTACAAAAGAAACACCAGGTTACTATAAATAGTAAAGACGAAATTAGAAAATCGTTGTATGAGTTGAATGGCGGGCTAATATTTATGGGCATTGTCGTATCCATCGTGTTACTCTCGGGCACATTTTTAATGTTATACAACAAACAAATATCTGAAGGGTATGAGGATAAACGGAATTTTGATATTATGCAAAAAGTCGGGTTAGACTATCGCTTAATCAAACAAACGATTCAACGACAAATTATGTGGGTCTTTGTATTACCTATTATGGTTGCTGTCATTCATACACTTTTTGCAGGTAAAATCATTTATAAGTTATTAGGTATTTTAGGGATTAGTGATGTCTCATTATTTTTAACGAGTTATATGAGTGTGACATTCATCGTTGTTCTAATTTATGGATTTATGTATTGGATTACGTCAACAATATATTACAAAATTGTTCAAATGAAATAAAGATTATTATTTTTCGTGGATCGTCACTTCGACGCTACAAAATCAATGTGACGACTTGATGAAGCATTTTTAATTTTAGCCAAGCCATACTATGAATGATCGTATGCTCATATGTATAAGTATTGAATAGGTCACGTTGTATACAGCTAAAATAACGATAGCCTTCAGAACTCATGACAAACTGAGTTTTGAAGGCTTTTTTTGACCCATCGCTGGGCTTAAATTTAGATATGTTTTTAGAATGTTTCTCCCAATGATTGTGCTTTTAAAATGGCAGCTGCTTTAATTTCTTCGCTACGTTCAGGATCTTTATTGTGACCTTCAATAATAACCGTATCATATGATGGTACGCCAAAGAATCCCATCATTGCTTTAATGTAGCTGTCGCCATGTTCCAATGCATTCGCTGGTGCTTCTGTATAATAACCACCACGTGACTGAATGTGTAACGCTTTTTTATTTGTTAATAGTCCAACAGGTCCATTAGAGGTGTATTTAAATGTTTGGCCAGCAACAGCCACAGCATCAATATATGCTTTTACGACTGGTGGAAATGATAAGTTCCACATTGGTGTAACAAAGACGTATTTATCAGCATTCACAAATTGTTCTAATATCTCATTTAAACGTGTCACTTTTGTTTCTTCTTCTGCAGTTAAAACGTCGCCATTTTGTACCTTACCCCATGCAGAGAAGACATCGCCATCAATATAGGGTACATATTCTTTAAATAAGTCTACATGCACAATTTCATCATCTGGATGATGCGCTTCATACGATTTAATAAAGGCTTGACCTGCTGCCATAGAATTAGAGACCAACTCATCTAAAGGGTGAGCTGTAATAAATAATAATTTTGCCATTGTTCGTTCGCTTCCTTTTCTGTTTTATCTTTTGAGTTTTTATCTACAGACCATATTGTACCAAGTATACAAAATATATCAACAATTAATTTCGAATTCGTAATAAATCAGACTAATGGCCGATGTGATCGGGTGTCATCGGCTTCGAAAAAGATATTTATAAACAAAACAGAGCGCCATGACAGGGTCATGACGCAGATTTGAAGTTAGACATATATTGTTATGGTTGGATTATTTTTTTAATAAATAATCGTATTTAGATGTATCTAATCCTTGTGCTTTTGCAGCTTTAAGAAAATCTTTAGCAGATTTGTATCCTAATAATTTGAAGTAAGCTCTGATGCCAGCTTTTGTTTTTTTGTCAGTTTTTTTGTCTAAAAGAACACCAACATAATCAACTTCATGTTCTAAAATACGTGAATCGTCCTGTAATATAATACCGCCTTTAGAAAGTACAGATGCCTCCGCTTGCTGATGTGGCACTGCCGCAAAAATACCAGTGGCTAAAACTCCTGTTGTTACTGCAGATAAAATTATTTTATTTAGACTCATTTTGAATCACTCCTAGTTATTTGATGAGTTAACTGTATCATAAATTTTTTGAAAATTGTTTTTATTTAATCATTCTTAAGAGGATTTAAGTACACGTTAAAAGTATTGAATTTGGATTTAATATCATAGCGAGTTGATGCGAGTTAGTGCACAGGGGAGTCTGAGGGGAGAGCGCGGCTAGACTGGCGCGCAACTGAAGTGCTTATTTTACCAGGCATCGCTTTAAGTAGAATGAAGATCACATTTGAATGAATAGGGTACATTTATTTTTAACTTTATAGACTTAGGCTATATGTGTTTATGCATGTAAGTCGATCACTGATTTTACTGTTGTATCGATATCTAAAGCGTTATAGATATGAAAGGTGAAGCGTAAGGGACATGATAGTTGGGGAGCGAAAGATACAATGAGATAGAAAGGGCGTTCTTACGTCAAAGTTACTGAATTTTACATAAGACCTATACAATACGGTTATGATTGCGACGATGACAGATTTTAAATGATAGCACGCGCACATATTTTGACTTATAGGACAGATACTGGTATAGTATCAATGAATTTAAAACGAAAAAGGGTTGTATGCTGCCACATACAACCCGACAGGTCAGTAATGACTTCCCATGTATTTAACCATTCAGCGTTGTGTTGAATGGTTATTTTTTTTGTTGCGTCATGAGAACTAGACTCATGACGGTGAAGACAATCATCAACATTTGATAATCAGTCATTAAAATTTACCCCTTTTCTTTTTATGTTCTATAAGCATCACCCCGTTTTGTTTTCATCTTATGCCATCGACCTGTCTAAATGTATACTAACACAATACGAACGTATGTTCTACTTTTTCGAATAACTTTTTTGGAGTTGTTATGACCTATCAACTTAATCGGACATAAATTAGTACCTGATGTCAATTCTTTTTACCCTATAAGTGTAAAGATTTGGGTTGCTGGAATTCCTCTGATAACATGAATTTCAGGAAGTAGAAAGGAAGTTTAACTATGAATTTATCAGGGCTCGTTGCACCAGAACACTATAATATTGTTGATGAAATTGAAAAATATGCACAAACATCCGATAAACTGGCACTTATTTACGAAAGTGGGTTTCATCCACCCCAAAAGGTCACTTATGAGACATTGATTCATCATGCGAATCAAGTAGCACATGTGATGCAGTTTCATGGTTTGCAAAAAGGGGATCGTGTGCTCATTATGTTACCGAGAATGGTTGAAACATATGAAGTATACATAGCAGCGTTAAAACTAGGGTTAACCGTTATCCCAAGTTCAGAAATGTTACGCACAAAAGATCTGCAATATCGTATTCGTCATGCCAATGTAAAAGCTGTAATTACACTCCCAGACTATATTAAAGAATTTGAAAATGTGACGGAGTATGAAGCACTTATTAAATTGCTCGTGACAGGTGACCATGCCGATTGGACAACTATTGCTACGGAGAAATCACAATTTCCGACACAATGTGACAAACAAGAAACGCATCGTGATGATTTAGCGATTTTATCTTATACCTCTGGCACTACAGGTAACCCTAAAGCAGTGATGCATACACATGGCTGGGGGTACGCGCATATGCGTCTTGCGCCAAAGCAATGGTTAAATATTGAAGAAGATGATCTTGTATGGGCGACAGCCGCACCAGGATGGCAAAAATGGATATGGAGTCCATTTCTTTCAATTATGGGATCTGGCGCCACAGCTTTTGTGTATAATGGTAAGTTTAAAGCCTCGCGTTATCTTGAGTTGTTACAAGATTTTAAAATTAACGTATTATGTTGTACCCCGACAGAATATCGTATGATGGCAAAGCTTCAAAATTTAACAGAGTATGATTTATCTCATTTGAAAAGTGCAGTTTCAGCTGGCGAACCATTAAATAAAGATGTCGTAAATAAATTTGAAACGCACTTTAATTTGACGGTGCGCGATGGCTATGGTCAAACCGAGAGTACATTGCTTATCGGCTTTTTAGAAGATACACCTAAACGCCCTGGTGCAATGGGTAAAGCTATTCCAGGTA
The sequence above is a segment of the Staphylococcus hyicus genome. Coding sequences within it:
- a CDS encoding sensor histidine kinase codes for the protein MNALDYELELESYVINDFVQEQFMSYFNQFHEKGMVVTFHMPTSYCAFIHHESMIRVLDNVIQNSLRYGNNIVNVSIQELQDDLIVCIQNDTMLDLRTEQLSHLFERSYTLDESRTQQQTGVGLYIVKTLMLRQQGDASIQFNQPMFEMRLTLKRDTACVT
- a CDS encoding VOC family protein, with the translated sequence MIKSVSYFNFANALEALTFYETKFGAEIVSKTMGDDDMFKDLPSEYKMPDDVAKRFVMNAEFKILGETFMMSSTRGEQPISNEGTNICFTFDGNNEKELNEATEFFKRAIDAGCNEVMSLGATEWSKLYGMFQDPYGVTWMINAC
- a CDS encoding response regulator transcription factor gives rise to the protein MKIMIVEDDFTIAESLVKELQKWNHEAVNVQDYYHIAEKFQTLQPHLVLLDINLPHLNGFHWCQEIRQKSQVPIIFISSASDNMNQMMAIQMGADDFIEKPFNLKLTIMKIQALLRRSYDFKVEQSQLHVKGCALIVDKALLIYQDQTLSLTLTELQILQQLFINEGHFVNRNTLIEHCWQSENFIDDNTLAVNMSRIRKKLKELGLVDFIQTKKNVGYKV
- a CDS encoding sensor histidine kinase, with the protein product MSVRFYNHILSDVCIYVLMLMLFLFISLIYDFETEAYILTLSVSLFVFSLYIIVKWTYFKKQETLKQTNERLASELQHVKMMHRAYQRDLEHYFLTWVHQIKTPITASKLLLERNEAGMVNRVRQEITEIENYTNLALNYLKLLSHETDMVVQKVALDDIVKPLIQRYALHFIEHRTRIHTEHLHCTVTTDAQWTKIMIEQILNNALKYAKGGDIWIEFDAHKQQLTIKDNGMGISKADLPKIFEKGYSGTNGRLNDKSSGIGLFIVKEISEKLQHPITVQSELGVLTQFTIQFPKTSHLTIM
- a CDS encoding ABC transporter ATP-binding protein; its protein translation is MLLNVRHLKKVYGKGINKVTALNEMSFNVQEGEFVAIMGESGSGKSTLLNLIATFDRPTEGAITINQQDIGQLRNKAISRFRRDELGFVFQDFNVLDTMSNKDNILMPLVLSNINVKTMQKRLTKVTQQLGIERLLDKYPYQVSGGQRQRVAIARALINEPQLLLADEPTGALDSKTSQEIMTMFKDINERNQTILMVTHSIQDASFANRILFIKDGGLYHELYRGDESQQAFQKRISDSLALLNGRGV
- a CDS encoding ABC transporter permease; this translates as MTLKLLLKLVKRNFVALKSLFIPFILTASIMIGLEYILLSIITNDYIVRRHGLLPGLLMYVNVIIMILSVIFIIYANSFIMKRRRKEYALQMVLGLEKKHLHIISFIELCMQFIVVSVLSIVGGYLFGNLLFLFLNKLVSQTPISIMHYPFSVKAMVITLVMGTVLFIVLFFINIIHTSTRSPIKLMNESHAGEKRTRKWILIPLCIIGALCLGYGYYLALSTQTVASSFKTIFAAIFFVMVGTYALFMSLSLLFLQGLQRVPKIYYRPRNFFSISGLLSRMKVNVVGLASITMLCTFLIVTMGMTLTTYRGLENQVENSITEDYKITVFENYNFSKKASERVEALKKDIDQIATVDRYRIYGSEFISFQIKNHALVPPKKGTDLYMNDLLYGVVVTQKDHNKARHAHINLKDNEVVFDSDASVFKGIKDVKIAGKSYNVIQSNNHEIGNQIVGDSVYIIVKDNDAFKKIIKQYMNEGSLGNTAIDFNVQNNKEALNKALPQLQKKHQVTINSKDEIRKSLYELNGGLIFMGIVVSIVLLSGTFLMLYNKQISEGYEDKRNFDIMQKVGLDYRLIKQTIQRQIMWVFVLPIMVAVIHTLFAGKIIYKLLGILGISDVSLFLTSYMSVTFIVVLIYGFMYWITSTIYYKIVQMK
- a CDS encoding FMN-dependent NADH-azoreductase, whose amino-acid sequence is MAKLLFITAHPLDELVSNSMAAGQAFIKSYEAHHPDDEIVHVDLFKEYVPYIDGDVFSAWGKVQNGDVLTAEEETKVTRLNEILEQFVNADKYVFVTPMWNLSFPPVVKAYIDAVAVAGQTFKYTSNGPVGLLTNKKALHIQSRGGYYTEAPANALEHGDSYIKAMMGFFGVPSYDTVIIEGHNKDPERSEEIKAAAILKAQSLGETF
- the spn gene encoding SPIN family peroxidase inhibitor, with the translated sequence MSLNKIILSAVTTGVLATGIFAAVPHQQAEASVLSKGGIILQDDSRILEHEVDYVGVLLDKKTDKKTKAGIRAYFKLLGYKSAKDFLKAAKAQGLDTSKYDYLLKK
- the mbcS gene encoding acyl-CoA synthetase MbcS codes for the protein MNLSGLVAPEHYNIVDEIEKYAQTSDKLALIYESGFHPPQKVTYETLIHHANQVAHVMQFHGLQKGDRVLIMLPRMVETYEVYIAALKLGLTVIPSSEMLRTKDLQYRIRHANVKAVITLPDYIKEFENVTEYEALIKLLVTGDHADWTTIATEKSQFPTQCDKQETHRDDLAILSYTSGTTGNPKAVMHTHGWGYAHMRLAPKQWLNIEEDDLVWATAAPGWQKWIWSPFLSIMGSGATAFVYNGKFKASRYLELLQDFKINVLCCTPTEYRMMAKLQNLTEYDLSHLKSAVSAGEPLNKDVVNKFETHFNLTVRDGYGQTESTLLIGFLEDTPKRPGAMGKAIPGTGVTIVDDEGNELGSNEEGNIAVPLSLPALFKGYFNDHERTEEARLAGYHITGDLAQKDEDGYFWFEGRKDDIIISSGYTIGPFEVEDALTHHEAVKECAVVASPHAERGNIVKAFVILQEGYERSDTLILNMQQFVKESVAPYKYPRAIEFVDTLPKTNSGKIRRIELRQAEQRKFARDEI